From the Leptospira sp. WS60.C2 genome, one window contains:
- a CDS encoding NADH-quinone oxidoreductase subunit I: MGTVNVVNVAKKHQFSWYEKFYFWSIGKGLWITLKHFVKVAFFNKQVTIEYPDKKRQYSTRFRGMHSMKRDEQGRERCTACFCCMWICPANAIHIEAAEVPSERQHLHPEDKYAKKFEINLLRCIFCGLCEEACPKGAIYLDGTGEMAADNREDLFLTKERMMEKTGGPILGQRN, encoded by the coding sequence TTGGGAACCGTTAATGTCGTCAACGTAGCCAAAAAACACCAGTTTTCTTGGTATGAAAAATTCTATTTCTGGTCCATCGGCAAAGGCCTTTGGATCACCCTCAAACATTTTGTCAAAGTAGCGTTCTTCAATAAACAAGTAACGATCGAATACCCTGACAAAAAACGTCAATACTCGACTCGGTTTCGCGGAATGCACTCGATGAAACGGGATGAACAAGGCAGAGAACGTTGCACTGCATGTTTTTGTTGTATGTGGATTTGCCCTGCAAATGCCATTCACATTGAAGCGGCGGAAGTTCCTTCGGAACGCCAACACCTTCACCCAGAAGACAAGTATGCAAAAAAGTTCGAGATCAATCTGCTTCGTTGCATCTTTTGTGGGTTATGCGAAGAGGCATGTCCGAAAGGAGCCATCTATTTGGATGGAACGGGTGAAATGGCAGCCGACAACCGAGAAGATTTGTTTTTAACCAAAGAAAGAATGATGGAAAAAACAGGTGGTCCTATTCTCGGCCAAAGGAACTAA
- a CDS encoding 2Fe-2S iron-sulfur cluster-binding protein — MVKIKIDGVEYEVDEKKNLIDATKEVGVEIPYFCYHPALSIVGMCRMCLIEIEGVPRLQAACNTPVKEGMGIITKSDRVKEARAGTMEFLLANHPLDCPVCDKAGECRLQDNAFGSGSGHSRFEFEKRNIPQEEIGTNLIINHNRCIVCYRCVRFEEEKVGESNLGLFERGNHSIIGLAKSEPIHHNYQGALADICPVGALLNNKTLFKSRVWWYNSHKSVCHGCSTGCNVTTNVRDNKMYRYMVRENYDQGMFFLCDKGRFDLDWMNENRLFSYLDNGQSSTSQVVLSKLIDRLKSANSIAILGGAHESNETLSALKENLQTLSRELGGKSIQWETRVTDSQYKETEQVDFLLTKDNHPNTKGALDLGLTTASGISGIVSAVKQGSVDLVILIKESIPEGVDPSKVVCFDTNLTDAAKNAGLAAPIQIFCESAGSFTNKNGLKQDFEKSMNPIQGLLSSAGVVDLIVKTMTKKVEASVGNR; from the coding sequence TTGGTTAAGATAAAGATAGACGGAGTCGAATACGAAGTCGACGAAAAGAAAAACCTCATTGATGCTACAAAAGAAGTCGGAGTAGAAATTCCTTACTTCTGTTACCACCCAGCTCTGAGCATTGTCGGTATGTGCCGTATGTGTCTCATTGAGATTGAAGGGGTGCCGCGTTTACAAGCGGCTTGCAATACACCTGTAAAAGAGGGAATGGGAATCATCACCAAATCAGATCGTGTGAAAGAAGCACGGGCTGGTACCATGGAATTCCTTCTCGCCAATCATCCGTTAGATTGCCCTGTTTGTGATAAAGCGGGAGAGTGCCGTTTACAAGACAACGCCTTTGGTTCAGGCAGTGGTCATTCTAGATTTGAATTCGAAAAACGAAACATTCCTCAAGAAGAAATTGGAACGAATCTTATCATCAATCATAATCGGTGCATCGTTTGTTATCGATGTGTTCGTTTTGAAGAAGAAAAAGTGGGTGAGTCCAATTTAGGACTCTTTGAACGAGGAAATCATTCCATCATTGGTCTGGCAAAATCAGAACCAATTCATCATAACTACCAAGGTGCTCTTGCTGACATTTGTCCTGTTGGAGCACTTCTCAATAATAAAACACTCTTTAAGTCACGTGTTTGGTGGTATAATTCACACAAATCGGTATGTCATGGTTGTTCCACTGGTTGTAATGTAACGACGAACGTACGCGATAATAAAATGTATCGTTACATGGTGCGCGAAAATTATGACCAAGGGATGTTTTTCCTTTGTGACAAGGGTCGATTTGATTTGGATTGGATGAACGAAAACCGTTTGTTCAGTTATTTGGACAATGGACAATCTTCAACATCACAAGTAGTGCTTTCGAAACTCATCGATCGTCTGAAGAGTGCAAATTCAATTGCAATCCTTGGTGGTGCCCATGAATCAAACGAAACACTTTCAGCCCTGAAAGAAAACTTGCAAACCCTCTCACGTGAATTAGGCGGAAAGTCGATTCAATGGGAAACACGAGTCACTGACTCACAGTACAAAGAAACCGAACAGGTGGATTTTTTACTCACAAAAGACAACCATCCAAATACTAAAGGGGCTCTTGATCTTGGTTTAACAACTGCTTCTGGGATTTCTGGAATTGTTTCTGCTGTGAAACAAGGGTCTGTAGATCTAGTGATCCTCATCAAGGAATCCATTCCAGAAGGTGTTGATCCATCTAAGGTGGTTTGTTTTGATACCAATTTGACGGATGCAGCAAAGAACGCAGGTTTGGCGGCACCAATTCAAATTTTCTGTGAATCAGCGGGTAGTTTTACCAATAAAAATGGATTAAAACAAGATTTTGAAAAATCGATGAATCCTATCCAGGGTTTACTTTCTTCTGCGGGAGTGGTGGATTTGATTGTGAAAACGATGACAAAAAAAGTGGAGGCATCCGTTGGGAACCGTTAA
- a CDS encoding response regulator: MNRPKVYKVLLLEDDESSAKLLLHTLERYNFDVTHVVDGMSGLTKVRNNSYDLVISDVNMPYLDGISFLEKGKDMLKLTPVIMLTAVGEKDQVKRAAQSHVTAYLLKPIANQALLEKIAQVLQLKPENIIDKKEFPLQVNVTELSISQMQLDIKGCPGKKSVEEIYDRFMLTLAGRGSFTNLRINLDNSFFYEVRALQILDELIAKIIKQTNIRASSLFVDAEFFKNNVVDLKPFAYLSEVNIISK, translated from the coding sequence ATGAATCGTCCAAAAGTGTATAAAGTTCTCTTGCTAGAAGATGATGAGAGTAGTGCAAAACTTCTATTGCACACTCTGGAACGATACAACTTTGATGTGACTCATGTTGTGGATGGAATGTCAGGTCTAACCAAAGTTCGAAACAATAGTTATGATTTGGTGATCAGTGATGTGAATATGCCCTATTTGGATGGGATTAGTTTTTTAGAAAAGGGCAAAGACATGTTGAAGCTTACTCCCGTCATCATGTTGACAGCAGTAGGTGAAAAAGACCAAGTCAAACGTGCTGCCCAAAGCCATGTGACTGCCTATTTATTAAAACCCATCGCAAACCAAGCTCTACTTGAAAAGATCGCCCAAGTCCTACAACTCAAACCGGAAAACATCATCGATAAAAAGGAATTCCCTTTGCAGGTGAATGTGACAGAACTCTCAATTTCGCAAATGCAGTTAGACATTAAAGGGTGTCCTGGGAAAAAATCGGTCGAGGAAATCTATGATCGGTTCATGTTAACCCTGGCAGGAAGAGGTAGTTTCACCAATTTGAGAATCAATCTCGATAACTCTTTCTTTTATGAAGTCCGAGCCTTACAAATCCTGGATGAGTTGATCGCGAAAATCATCAAACAGACCAATATTAGAGCCAGTTCCCTCTTTGTGGACGCAGAATTTTTTAAGAACAATGTGGTTGATCTTAAGCCATTCGCATACCTATCCGAGGTAAATATAATTTCAAAATGA
- the aroC gene encoding chorismate synthase translates to MPSSWGKIFRVSTFGESHGTSVGVVVDGVPAGLPFPEEEIQKDLTRRRPGQNDLTTPRDEKDRMVVESGVFQGKTTGSPILMKVNNQNTIGSDYDEMAHVFRPSHADYTYSEKYGHRAHVGGGRSSVRETIGRVAAAGLARVILEKELGISTVGFVDSIGPIDSLITEEEYPLSRDIVDQFPTRCPKPSANEEMETLIRKLRDEGDSVGGVVKVVVRNLPPGLGDPVYDKLDADLAKAILSISACKGFEVGSGFSGTRQTGSTHNDEFYIEEGTGKVKTRTNRSGGIQGGISNGMDLVIRAAFKPTSTIKKEQKTVNDQNKETILQAKGRHDPCVLPRAVPIVEAVVNLVLVDAYLYQRALQPKWFMKYANLNAIPNQ, encoded by the coding sequence ATGCCATCAAGTTGGGGAAAAATTTTTCGAGTATCGACATTTGGAGAGTCTCACGGAACATCCGTTGGAGTTGTAGTGGATGGAGTTCCTGCTGGACTTCCCTTCCCAGAAGAAGAAATCCAAAAAGATTTAACACGTCGTAGACCAGGTCAAAATGATCTGACAACTCCTAGAGATGAAAAAGACCGAATGGTTGTAGAATCTGGTGTTTTCCAAGGAAAAACCACTGGTAGTCCCATCTTGATGAAGGTGAACAACCAAAATACAATTGGAAGTGATTATGATGAGATGGCACATGTCTTTCGTCCGTCTCATGCTGATTATACGTATTCAGAAAAATATGGCCATCGTGCCCATGTGGGTGGAGGGCGTTCTTCCGTTCGAGAAACGATTGGAAGAGTGGCCGCAGCAGGACTTGCTCGTGTGATTTTAGAAAAGGAGTTAGGAATCTCAACCGTTGGGTTCGTTGATTCAATCGGACCGATTGATTCCTTGATCACAGAAGAGGAATACCCATTGTCTCGAGACATTGTAGACCAATTTCCCACCCGTTGTCCGAAACCATCTGCTAACGAAGAAATGGAAACACTCATTCGAAAACTCCGTGATGAAGGAGATTCAGTTGGTGGAGTTGTAAAGGTAGTGGTGCGCAACTTACCTCCTGGTCTCGGTGATCCCGTTTATGATAAATTAGATGCTGATTTAGCCAAAGCCATCTTATCCATTTCTGCCTGTAAAGGTTTTGAGGTGGGTTCTGGTTTTTCTGGTACTCGCCAAACAGGCAGTACACATAACGATGAATTTTATATAGAAGAAGGAACTGGCAAAGTCAAAACAAGAACCAATCGTTCTGGTGGAATCCAAGGTGGTATTTCGAATGGAATGGATCTTGTCATTCGAGCTGCCTTCAAACCTACTTCTACAATCAAGAAAGAACAAAAAACAGTTAACGACCAAAACAAAGAAACAATCCTACAAGCAAAAGGTCGACATGATCCTTGTGTGTTACCAAGAGCGGTTCCAATTGTGGAAGCAGTTGTCAATTTAGTGTTAGTTGATGCATATCTTTACCAAAGAGCGTTACAGCCAAAATGGTTTATGAAGTATGCAAACTTGAATGCCATTCCGAACCAATAG
- a CDS encoding TonB family protein, giving the protein MAYTDNENGDCILSNKVFHELGMHFLFDGPKYKAVALSIGLHLLVLMSYWGMGDQSKKDPSLTSLKEGGTFSNIQILISNGIGETKETQSPTTSPSEGTKTTQDEIAEFQNCLSYPSLALEQKLEDDCVYQLSVRPDGSLEKIAVVRACRYAVFDQQVRRQLSDWQFSYTKGKEFVLPIRFRLDVRD; this is encoded by the coding sequence ATGGCATATACGGACAATGAAAATGGAGATTGCATTCTCTCCAATAAAGTTTTTCATGAACTTGGAATGCACTTTCTCTTTGATGGACCCAAATATAAGGCCGTCGCCCTTAGCATTGGGCTTCATCTTTTGGTTCTTATGTCTTATTGGGGGATGGGTGATCAAAGTAAGAAAGATCCCTCCTTGACGAGTCTCAAAGAGGGTGGCACGTTTTCAAACATTCAAATTCTCATTTCCAATGGAATCGGTGAAACAAAGGAAACACAATCTCCCACAACATCCCCAAGTGAGGGAACGAAAACCACTCAGGATGAAATTGCTGAATTTCAAAACTGTCTGAGTTATCCAAGTTTGGCTTTGGAACAAAAACTCGAAGATGATTGTGTATACCAACTTTCTGTTCGACCAGATGGTAGTTTGGAAAAAATTGCAGTGGTCAGAGCATGTAGGTATGCGGTTTTTGATCAACAGGTACGTCGTCAACTTTCTGATTGGCAGTTTTCGTACACCAAAGGCAAAGAATTTGTTTTACCCATTAGGTTCCGTTTAGATGTCAGAGACTAA
- a CDS encoding UpxY family transcription antiterminator, translating to MSETNSQSEESLWYIVYTKPRAEKKLSEHLRKYNIQNYLPLKKERKKWTDRFKWVQVPLLPSYIFVRIVFWKEKNKVLQLPGSVQFVFHKGLPATVTQDELDQIEEAVQKYSDSLKVSPESILEKGKIVRIIAGSFKGRNMEVIKVKNKTLVVLRIPGIETVITHEIKVDDLAWEELVV from the coding sequence ATGTCAGAGACTAATTCCCAATCCGAAGAATCTCTTTGGTATATTGTTTATACCAAACCTCGCGCAGAAAAAAAACTAAGCGAACATCTGAGAAAATATAACATTCAAAATTACTTACCTCTAAAAAAGGAACGTAAAAAATGGACAGACCGTTTTAAATGGGTTCAAGTTCCCTTACTGCCCTCTTACATTTTTGTGAGAATTGTTTTTTGGAAGGAGAAAAATAAAGTCCTCCAATTACCGGGCTCCGTTCAATTTGTCTTTCATAAGGGTTTACCGGCCACCGTAACTCAGGATGAACTAGACCAAATCGAGGAAGCAGTCCAAAAATACTCGGATAGTTTAAAAGTAAGCCCAGAATCCATTTTGGAAAAAGGCAAAATCGTAAGAATCATTGCCGGTTCTTTTAAAGGAAGAAACATGGAAGTGATCAAAGTGAAAAACAAAACCTTAGTGGTTTTAAGGATTCCAGGAATCGAAACTGTAATTACCCATGAGATCAAAGTGGATGATTTAGCCTGGGAGGAATTAGTCGTATGA
- a CDS encoding SIS domain-containing protein: MKEKDTLTIVKQALDDEISSLVHFRDHLDPSVKDCINLILQSKGKVIVTGVGKSGDIAKKISHTLSSTGTSAYFLHPTDASHGDSGIVGPDDVVLAIGKSGESEELNYILPTLRKIGAKIVGITANAKSKLAELSDVVIITPVLKEACPLDLAPTSSTTIALVLGDAIAVALMELKNFKADDFALYHPAGRLGKRLSLYLSDVMRKGDRNASIPVDANLERILKEITEKGIGATGVVNDGGKLIGLITDYDIRKYLTKQTLSPNVTAKEMMNPNPSSFLPNEKAYDVLVKMEGRERPISVAPVVDENGIFVGMISLHDLLQKGL, encoded by the coding sequence ATGAAAGAAAAAGATACATTAACCATTGTTAAACAAGCACTAGATGATGAAATCTCATCCCTCGTCCATTTCCGAGATCATTTGGATCCATCAGTCAAAGATTGTATCAATTTGATTTTACAGTCCAAAGGAAAAGTGATTGTGACTGGAGTTGGCAAGTCGGGAGACATTGCCAAAAAAATATCCCACACACTTTCTTCCACAGGCACCTCAGCTTATTTTCTCCATCCAACCGATGCCTCTCATGGTGATTCTGGAATTGTTGGTCCAGATGATGTTGTACTTGCGATAGGCAAAAGTGGCGAATCAGAAGAACTCAATTACATTCTGCCAACCCTTCGGAAGATCGGAGCAAAAATTGTCGGGATTACAGCAAACGCTAAATCAAAATTAGCTGAACTTTCTGACGTTGTCATCATCACTCCCGTATTAAAAGAGGCATGTCCTCTTGATCTTGCTCCCACATCTAGCACAACCATTGCTCTTGTTTTAGGAGATGCAATTGCAGTTGCTCTCATGGAATTAAAAAATTTCAAGGCAGATGATTTTGCATTGTATCACCCAGCTGGTCGTCTTGGAAAAAGACTTTCCTTGTATTTATCAGATGTGATGCGCAAAGGAGATCGAAATGCCTCCATTCCTGTTGATGCAAACTTAGAAAGAATCTTAAAAGAAATCACGGAAAAAGGAATCGGAGCAACTGGGGTTGTCAATGATGGTGGCAAATTAATCGGACTCATCACAGATTATGACATTCGTAAGTATCTCACAAAACAGACATTATCTCCCAATGTCACTGCAAAAGAAATGATGAACCCAAATCCTAGTAGTTTTTTACCAAATGAAAAGGCCTATGATGTTTTGGTGAAAATGGAAGGCCGAGAAAGACCGATTTCTGTAGCACCTGTGGTGGATGAAAACGGAATTTTTGTTGGGATGATTTCTCTACACGATTTATTACAAAAAGGACTATAA
- a CDS encoding type I 3-dehydroquinate dehydratase encodes MPDSYKIIASVGEDELRHLQKKDVKDVDVIEVRLDLFSRNYIQKEMKKKIKALGLPVLFTYRRAEDSSVRSYVKLFPEDVEGIIKDFNDNANYLDIELNREDTIFKNYENLNYRIIYSYHSFKKSILANEMNRFIEKSKPVKKKNPIYKFAITPENIEETADFLNDIKLLSKTNTMIGICMGELGIISRVFGDKFNSSFTYMTLGEPKAPGQISVDTFKKLRADLFKSPQSTKESKED; translated from the coding sequence ATGCCAGATTCTTATAAAATCATAGCTTCTGTTGGTGAAGATGAGCTACGCCATCTTCAAAAAAAAGATGTAAAAGATGTGGATGTGATTGAAGTTCGATTGGACTTGTTTTCGAGAAATTATATCCAAAAAGAAATGAAAAAGAAGATCAAGGCACTTGGTTTGCCAGTCCTATTCACCTATCGAAGGGCAGAAGATAGCAGTGTTCGTTCTTATGTGAAACTTTTCCCTGAAGATGTGGAAGGGATCATCAAAGATTTTAATGACAATGCCAACTATTTGGATATTGAATTGAATCGAGAAGATACTATCTTCAAAAACTACGAAAATTTAAACTATCGAATCATTTATTCGTATCATTCTTTCAAAAAATCGATACTGGCTAATGAGATGAATCGGTTTATCGAAAAATCAAAACCAGTCAAAAAGAAAAATCCTATTTATAAATTTGCGATCACACCTGAAAATATAGAAGAGACAGCCGATTTTTTAAATGATATCAAACTCCTTTCGAAAACAAATACTATGATTGGAATTTGTATGGGAGAGTTGGGAATCATCTCAAGAGTGTTTGGTGATAAATTCAATTCTTCTTTTACGTATATGACATTAGGGGAACCAAAGGCACCAGGACAAATTTCTGTTGATACGTTCAAAAAATTACGAGCAGATCTATTCAAAAGTCCACAATCTACAAAGGAATCAAAAGAAGATTAA
- a CDS encoding tetratricopeptide repeat protein → MESVRKLLISLFTFVIFQTTAFAIDSDAMKEGKKAFSKKAYGEAIKKFTKHTDLHPQDGEAYMYLGYIYEYKKDYPKSIQNFRRAADLDLDKDQRKTVLLKLALFFNYHQDWNLSASYSARYLKYDPKNEEVQKIYNRAIGNKGNPSSYTYTQPTRVEPKQQEPKQSENKKESPKKSDETAEDKETTKPSESYEQILANQPNLEDVRWDYVLALFEEKKYEKAESNLNLLIEKNPSRSRYHYKMGIIKLRLDDPKSAIDSFEKAKKNPFSKDTNVFLYYVYLNEGIAFQKLGEVEKAESSFQDAFKQVPKDTPLLALARLYVQKSDWEKCISTSDKALSYNPTQVESHMFRFVCLFETGNKTKKFETSFSMYSEFIKNKYPDPSKTPEKYQIGFLKLARKYTENNAFDLAETYFLVLEKDQTVANGREFLFYRGRNYFYGGKIDLAIPYLQKTTGSSAAHYLLARCYAKKNDLTKTKEEFQLAADLKPEYWTSANLEKDFKEVWKEVSFREFLNTKGGKVTSPIISPPAQ, encoded by the coding sequence TTGGAATCCGTGCGAAAACTCCTTATCTCTCTATTCACTTTTGTAATCTTTCAAACTACAGCATTTGCCATCGATAGTGATGCGATGAAAGAAGGTAAGAAGGCTTTTTCAAAAAAAGCGTATGGCGAAGCCATTAAAAAGTTTACCAAACACACCGACTTACATCCGCAAGATGGTGAAGCTTACATGTATTTGGGTTATATCTACGAGTATAAAAAGGATTATCCAAAATCGATACAAAATTTCCGAAGAGCGGCTGATTTGGATCTGGACAAAGACCAAAGGAAAACGGTTCTTTTAAAGTTAGCACTTTTTTTTAATTACCACCAAGATTGGAATCTATCCGCTTCATATTCGGCTCGTTATTTGAAATATGATCCCAAAAACGAAGAAGTGCAAAAAATATATAATCGAGCCATTGGTAATAAAGGAAATCCATCTTCTTACACATACACACAACCAACAAGGGTAGAACCAAAACAACAGGAACCCAAACAATCTGAAAATAAAAAGGAATCTCCTAAAAAATCAGATGAAACTGCTGAAGATAAAGAAACAACCAAACCAAGTGAATCTTATGAACAAATTTTAGCTAACCAACCTAATTTAGAGGATGTTCGTTGGGATTATGTTTTAGCGCTCTTTGAAGAAAAAAAATATGAAAAAGCGGAATCGAACTTAAATCTTCTCATTGAAAAAAATCCTAGTCGATCTCGTTATCACTATAAAATGGGAATCATAAAACTTCGATTAGATGATCCTAAGTCCGCGATTGATTCCTTTGAAAAAGCCAAAAAAAATCCATTTTCAAAAGACACCAATGTATTTTTGTATTATGTGTATTTGAATGAAGGAATTGCATTTCAAAAACTTGGCGAGGTCGAGAAAGCAGAATCCTCTTTCCAAGATGCTTTCAAACAAGTGCCAAAAGATACACCTCTTCTTGCACTAGCACGTTTATATGTTCAAAAATCGGATTGGGAAAAATGTATATCCACATCTGATAAAGCACTTTCTTACAACCCAACTCAAGTAGAATCGCATATGTTTCGATTTGTTTGTTTATTTGAAACTGGGAATAAAACAAAAAAATTCGAAACAAGTTTTTCCATGTATTCTGAGTTTATCAAAAACAAATACCCTGATCCCTCCAAAACACCGGAAAAATATCAAATTGGTTTTTTGAAATTGGCCCGTAAGTATACAGAAAACAATGCCTTTGATCTTGCTGAAACATACTTTTTGGTTTTGGAAAAAGACCAAACAGTTGCCAACGGAAGAGAGTTTTTGTTTTATCGAGGTAGAAATTATTTTTACGGTGGTAAAATCGATTTAGCAATCCCATATTTACAAAAAACAACAGGTTCTTCGGCCGCTCATTATTTACTTGCTCGTTGTTATGCGAAGAAAAATGACCTTACTAAGACCAAAGAAGAATTTCAATTAGCAGCGGATTTAAAACCTGAATATTGGACCTCTGCGAATTTAGAAAAAGACTTCAAAGAAGTATGGAAGGAAGTTTCGTTCCGAGAGTTTCTAAATACAAAAGGTGGGAAAGTGACAAGTCCCATCATTTCGCCACCGGCTCAATAA
- a CDS encoding FAD-dependent oxidoreductase, whose protein sequence is MGIPTINEKIITPKKHAETIKTYQIQNGKWELTADVVVIGSGAGGAVAARELAKNGWKVVLIEEGSYFTPAQFSSDEFVSQARLYRDAGFIVTEEQTLSILQGKSIGGSTTVNWQTSLYPPEYVTNEWAERFGWQGYSREEMDPYVSEVHERLGVHEVPDNLINANNDVLRVGGKKLGMSPQVLRNNNRGCIGLGRCGLGCPINAKQSTFLTWIPDALEAGATVVSNMRAVKIRDGKIKTVVAEFTPDAYEKAPSEIIETMEIKAPVVIVSAGAIEGPALLQRSGIGNAWVGRNLKVHPTSTIFGKFDSEIKMFQGPPQSIVIKDGHNQNGTGYGYWLEAAPYRPTLASSLVPFYGKQQFDVMKDYTKYNAGIVLVRDGADGEANASVKYSLGRRKVYFELTPTDGMNMLKGLKALAEVTVAAGAKELIFPFTRFTEPYKVTGNDNFDWILKESTRPGDLTVGSAHPHGSIQSANDPEKGAVDLNLEIYGHKNIFVMDASVYPTGLSVNPQITTMSIVLRASRNLASQKEERTKI, encoded by the coding sequence ATGGGAATTCCAACAATTAACGAAAAAATCATTACTCCAAAAAAACACGCAGAAACCATCAAAACATATCAAATTCAAAATGGGAAATGGGAACTAACAGCAGATGTAGTTGTCATAGGCTCTGGTGCAGGTGGCGCTGTTGCTGCTAGGGAACTTGCAAAAAATGGATGGAAAGTTGTTCTCATTGAAGAGGGAAGTTATTTTACTCCTGCTCAATTTAGCTCAGATGAATTTGTTTCACAAGCAAGACTGTATCGAGATGCAGGATTCATCGTCACCGAAGAACAAACGTTATCGATTTTACAAGGTAAGTCCATAGGTGGATCTACCACTGTCAATTGGCAAACTTCCTTGTACCCACCAGAATACGTAACCAATGAATGGGCAGAACGATTTGGTTGGCAAGGATACTCGCGCGAAGAAATGGATCCTTATGTTTCTGAAGTGCATGAACGATTAGGCGTTCATGAAGTTCCCGATAACTTAATCAATGCGAACAACGATGTATTACGTGTCGGTGGGAAAAAACTGGGAATGAGTCCTCAAGTTTTGCGCAATAATAATCGGGGATGTATTGGTCTTGGAAGGTGTGGTTTGGGTTGCCCGATCAACGCAAAACAATCTACCTTTCTCACTTGGATCCCGGATGCACTCGAAGCGGGAGCGACTGTTGTTTCTAATATGCGTGCTGTCAAAATCCGCGATGGAAAGATCAAAACCGTTGTTGCCGAGTTTACTCCCGACGCTTATGAAAAAGCTCCTTCTGAAATCATTGAAACCATGGAAATCAAAGCTCCTGTTGTGATTGTGAGTGCTGGTGCGATTGAAGGACCTGCTCTTTTGCAAAGAAGTGGAATTGGAAATGCTTGGGTAGGAAGGAATTTAAAAGTTCATCCTACATCGACTATCTTTGGAAAATTTGACTCGGAAATCAAAATGTTCCAGGGACCACCACAGTCGATCGTGATCAAAGATGGTCATAATCAAAATGGAACTGGTTATGGGTATTGGTTAGAAGCTGCACCTTACAGACCAACTCTAGCTTCCTCACTAGTTCCTTTCTACGGCAAACAGCAGTTTGATGTGATGAAAGATTATACCAAATATAACGCAGGGATTGTTCTTGTTCGCGATGGTGCGGATGGGGAAGCGAATGCAAGTGTGAAGTACAGTTTAGGTAGACGAAAAGTTTACTTTGAACTCACTCCCACAGATGGTATGAACATGTTAAAAGGATTAAAAGCGTTAGCAGAGGTGACCGTTGCTGCTGGTGCCAAAGAATTGATTTTTCCTTTCACTCGATTTACAGAACCATACAAAGTCACAGGAAACGACAACTTTGATTGGATCTTAAAGGAGAGCACAAGACCTGGTGATCTAACGGTTGGTTCAGCCCATCCTCATGGATCAATTCAATCAGCAAACGATCCAGAGAAGGGTGCAGTTGATTTAAATTTGGAAATTTATGGTCATAAAAACATATTTGTCATGGATGCGTCAGTTTATCCCACAGGACTTTCGGTAAACCCACAAATAACAACCATGAGTATTGTTCTTAGAGCTTCGCGTAACTTAGCTTCCCAAAAAGAAGAAAGAACGAAGATCTAA